The nucleotide sequence GTAACGAGCAACATCCATGTGACTCGTTTTGTTGACTTCTGTCTCCTTAGTGGGCTGACACCCGACTGTATTGACATTCTTCTGCGAGTTTTAGTTAGTTTGCTGAGTTCATAGCAGATCAAAGCGTTTAGTACAATCATAATCCCAGCTGGTAGAATGGAGAGAAATACAAAGTCGACGTACACAAATACTTTTTCGTCAAATTCATAGTACTCAGGTGTTAGCGAAGAACAGCTACCTTCGTCGGTTATGCCATTAGTCCAAAAGAAATGAAGGTTTATTCCAATTAACATGATAGCGGCAATCAAAAGTGATACCAAAGTATTTTTGATCGTGATGTCCTTTGAGGCTGTTCTGCGTAGAGGTACAAATGTCTTCATAAAACGAATGACTGTCACTAGGACTAATATCCACGAGGAAAACTGCATGGAAAAGTAAATAAGGAACAAACTAAACCTGCAACTGAATTCGGAAAGTACCCTAATGTCAACATCAGATGCATATATAATCAAGTAACGTGTAAGTCCAGTAAACAAAACAGTCAAGTCGGTAAATGCAAGAATAAACAGCAATGTGTATGTTGCATTCTTGTAAAATTTGAGTCTGAAAAGTACGCATATGTTGAGAAGATTTCCTACAAATCCGATCATCAGGAATAAAGGTGAGAATATTATCCATGAATATTTTTCAACGTCATAGTACATTGATGTGTCGACATCATTAACTACGGTAGAAGCATTCGTTGTAATGCTTTCAAGTAACAATGTAGCTCCAACTGTTACGTTTGCCATTTTTGCCTCACTGTGATGAAGTTGAGATCAATCTGTAtaattatgatattttaaaaatattgacaatCAAGCGGGAATATATACTGTATAGATCACGTGGTATAGTGAGCGCAAGTAAACAAACTTGACATACGGAAACAAACAGCTAGTGTGGTGTACTTAATTTCTGGCAACAAATTATCTTTGTCATACGAGCAGTTAATTGCCTCTTCAATTTTTTACATGTACTTGTTTGGACTTTGCTATAAAACGGAAAGCCTTTGTAAACATAAGACATGACAACAGCTTGctatttttgaattttgacatTAGTACACTAGgtttattttagaaatataatATTTGTGGTGTATGGCGCTTTCGATACCACGTTCTAagtacaattcaatattttattttcctaCCGACACGAGGACATGATAAGTTATCAAGTACATCAGTGGGTATTACTGATCATAACTGCCTTAGACggataaacacaaaaaaataataccaAGATGATTAGCAATAACGAAAATGCAAactttggagaaaaaaaataagtaGCTTTTAGGATAATGATGAAACATTATTGTCGTTAGGTAATTTGTTTTTGTATCGCATGATATTTAAAACAGAAACTAGCATCATAATCTGAACTGAAATCACACGATCTTGGAATCATTAGCTTCTGTCTGACTTCGCTAAGTATTATTGTAAGGTCCAAGGACCGAATTTTAAAATAGATTAATCGCAATGGACATATAAGATGATAGTAAATTGAAAAGGTTATATTTTGAAGAAAACCTTGGATGTCACACTTTAAAATCTACATGGTGCATGAGGAT is from Mytilus galloprovincialis chromosome 6, xbMytGall1.hap1.1, whole genome shotgun sequence and encodes:
- the LOC143080357 gene encoding uncharacterized protein LOC143080357; protein product: MANVTVGATLLLESITTNASTVVNDVDTSMYYDVEKYSWIIFSPLFLMIGFVGNLLNICVLFRLKFYKNATYTLLFILAFTDLTVLFTGLTRYLIIYASDVDIRVLSEFSCRFSLFLIYFSMQFSSWILVLVTVIRFMKTFVPLRRTASKDITIKNTLVSLLIAAIMLIGINLHFFWTNGITDEGSCSSLTPEYYEFDEKVFVYVDFVFLSILPAGIMIVLNALICYELSKLTKTRRRMSIQSGVSPLRRQKSTKRVTWMLLVTTSYFIVATIPISIYFIVDSHVRPGADASTESRLDIAWTITYLFQYSHFALNFYLYTATNEKFRKELTALTKNVYQRISTSSNQPIKPAPSREYSSDSKKISATQST